The genomic region TCCACTTGCagcttccttttcttcgcCGAGGTCGTAGGCGAGCTTTCCATCGGCGTGGCTCGTTTCTGAGCATTGTGAGGAGTCTGAGAAGTAGGTCGTTTGGAGGGAGAGACCAATGATTGGGCGAGGCGAGACGGGCTGAGTGTAGAAGACGGTGGCTTTGAAAGACTTCTCTTTGAAGGTGTTGCGGGAGGGTCCAAATAGGAAGAAGACATACCACTGGCGGGAGGAGGGTTTTCGGTGTCGTCTTTTATGGGGCTTGTAGACACCGTCCACTCAAAGTTGTCCCATTCGTCGAGCTGTCGTCGCGTTAATAACCCAGAGAAAgtgaaaaaaagaaatacTCACATCAAGTTCGCCCAACTCATCGTCTTTGACTCCTTCCTTGTGTTCTTCTTGGAACCCTTGCTTCGCTTCCATCTTTGACGCATTTGCAGATGGTATCTCGACATCGATATCTAGTTCTAGAAGGGGATCGGGGGGTAGATGAGCGTCTTTTGCTgctggaagaggagaagcgATCAATGCGTTCAttgtcgaagaagaaagccCCCTCTTCTCACCACCGCCgccctcatccttctcagTTATTTCCGACTCgttatcatcatcagagTCACAAAGTTCAGTGAGGGGGCTGGATGGCGGTATGAAATCGGTCTCTTTAGGTGGGGAAGTGAACGAGCCATTTGATGTAACGTCCGATACTAAAAGGCTCTGTTCTTTAGCCGAAGTAACAATTTTCGACTCCATGATTGATTTCGAAGTAATTTCACTTGGGCAGCAAGGTTCAGGGGACAGACTCTTTAGATCAAGAACAGTtgcgatattttttgaaCTCCTGATGGACTGCTTTTGTTTTACTTTACCCATGCTCGGTGGCTGCTTTGTAGGGCTTGTCTTTGGTACCTGACACTGCTTAGTAGTCTGGTTAAGCAAAGATAAGGACGAGTTCCCAAGTTTTTTGGTGGGGCTTGGGTCCTTTGAACTTCCTTGTCCTAGGTTTCTACCAGGAGATGCAGTCTCCTTGGCTAACTCCCGCTTGGCCAACTTCGGAATCTCAACTGACACTTCACGCCTAAACGTCTTGTTTACCCCAGGCTCTTCGTGcgcattcttctttccctttttgACAGTAGCAGAAGCCCCTTGGAAAGTGGGCCATTCTTGAATAGGAATGTCGATAGATGGAAGGGTGTACGCCCctggaagaggaagagcgcGGCTGCTTCGAGAAGATGTGGACGCTGAGGCGTTAGAAGCGGCAGAAGATGCAGTCATCTGCTTGATCGTCAATGGGCTAGTCTCAACTCCGTCAATGTGATTCATCGTGGACAACCTCGGGGACATGACTGGAGCTTTGACAGGTTTGCTAACAGGTGTCGAGATAGCCATTTCAATGGAAGCAGAAGcgggagaggatgaaagtGCGGCGGTACGTCGGGTGGGGTATCGGTCAGCCATTGGTACAAGAGTTGATGTATCTGagggagggggagaagaagcaagcTCGGAAGACCGAGGTTGCGATGGAAACctgggaagaggagcttTGAGAGGCGTGGATGAAGGGATAGTTGCCGGTGCGGAACGGTAGAGTTCGGTATCTGCAGCTGTCTTAAAGATGGAGGGCGAGTATTTCGACGGACCGGAGACCAAAGTCACTGGACATGGTTCTGCACGCTCTTTTCCTTTACCCTTGGAGCCTCGGATCGCCGACGCCGTCGTGGCAGGCTGTGAAGTACCCAGGGGGGTTGCGCTTGTTATTGTCTGAGATCCACATAAAGTTTGTGAACTTGACGAGCTCAAAGGTGACAGGGTGGGATTATTGGTAGAACTGCTGCCAGAGCCGGGTCTGGAAAGGTTTTCACCCCTGGGACGGGCAAAGAGGGATGATAGACGCGCCTGTGATAAACCTCTACGCTTGTCCTCTTCGatctcccttttcctttgaGCCTCCTTTCGTGCCTGCCGGCTGGACATGGTAGATGATATGATCACGATCGAGCTGGAATCACTCTCGGCGCTGACCTTATCGTCGTCAGAAGACAGAGTAAGATCAATGACACCAGCAGTGGTTGTTTTCTTTCGCTTCGAGTTccttggcttcttcgtTGAGTCGTCGTCCTGTGTGAGGTCCACAAAAACGGGCTTTTTGTTATCCTGGTTCGTTGTTGACTGTGACGGTTCTCGCAATCTTTCTTTGTGGCGGGTATCTGAGGGGTATAGGGGGTGAAGACCTGCTGATTGAGCTGTTGAGTGGAGCtgcgagaagaaggccaaTGAAGGGGATAGACGGTCGGCGCTGTTGTTGTCTGTGGCCTCTGCCGGCATAGTCATAGTCAGCTCTGGGTGATGCAACTGAGTAACGGGAGCTCTTTTTCTACGCGACAAGACACCACGTCGCGCCTGAAAAACAACAAATAAATTAGCCCCCATCCGTTTTGATCCCGCCTGCCTCCACCTTCGCGACCCAGTGTAACTAACTCCTCGACTCTCCGCCACATTGCAAATCGCCGGGAAGGCCTCGCCACGCTGCCGCGTACCTGACGTGTGTATAGCCCGGTTTGACGTCATTGATGGACTCGCCCCTCGTCACCACTCTAATAAACAGCTTTCACGGGACCTCTTAAACCTTTTTCACAACTCATAATtgctttctcttcctcatctcatCTCAAAGAAACTTTTGTACGCACACATCAACAACCGCAATGTCTTACGCTTCTGTCGCTAGCCACAACAGTTGGTCTCACTCCTCGTCGAACTTTGCAGGTTCACTGACATCCCGCAGTCCCCTTTGGCGAAATGCCTGAACCAGACCAGTCCCTTGCCGAGAACCCTCCTCCTGCAGGCGAGGTAagtcttctcctccttttAATCCTCAAACCGGCACATATCCCTAAACACTCCACCTCAGGCCATCGCTCCCGAGGTCCCTCTCGCCTCTGAGCCGCCTACTACTGTGGAGCTTAATCCCCCTCCTGAGCCTGAGCCTTCTGTCTCAGATGTGGCTCCTAAgcctctctctcctcccccAAAGAGTAGTGTGCATCTTCCCGAGAGTGGCGCTGaatgggaaaagaagaagagcaaggcAGGGCAAGAAACCAGCAAGAAGGCTCAAGAAGCAAAGAAGGGTGCCAAGGAGCTCAAGAAGGAGGCCAGGGTGAGTTCGCTGGGAAAATAGAAGGAGTATGAGGCTCATTTTCGAGAAAAAAGGTTGAGCTCAACAAAGCCGAATCAAAGTTGGCTCCTTACTGGGAGAAGACCAAGGACGTTGTTCTTCGACCCGGCACCCTTGGTGGTCTTTTGGGTGTTGTGAATGTTGGTATCTTGGGTACTATCGGTTACTTTGCCTACACCAAGCGAAACCAACGTTGGGATAACCGAATCATTGGTGGAACCGTTGCGGGTACCCTTGCCCTCTTTGGTGCTGAAGGGTAAGTGTATTGCTTGAGATTTCTCTCTCAGCTTTATTAACCTCCCGCGTATAGCTATCTTGCCGAGTCATATCTCTCTACACCCGAAGGCCGTGCTGAGGCCGATCGAGCAAAGGCTGAGGGTTCCAAGATCTATCTCCAAGCGAAGGAGGTCATTCTCCGTCCCAAAGTTGCCGGTGGTCTTGTTGGTGCTTTGAACGTTGCTGTTTTGGGTTCAGTCGGTTACTTCAGCTACAAGAACTGGAACAAGATTTGGGACCCTAGGATTGTTTTGGGTGTGGCTGCTGGTCTCGTTGGTTTGAGTGGCGCTGAGGGGTAAGTCAATGTCTAGCTCAGGGCCAGTCCGTCAACTGATTTGTGGCAGTTATCTGGGCAAGCGTTACGCCGACGAGTATTAGAGAGAGTGGtctgaaggagaagatttgAGTCGATGTCATAGGTAGTCACAACTGTTTGTATGTGTAACGTTAGTTTAATCATTCACACCCGTCATCCTTATTTCATTCTTTTCGAAATGGTTTTCAAGCGGTGCTCGTAAACAATGATGATAGCATGGAACGTATAACATAAAATGACAAGCTCGCATACTAGCGCGTTATGGGACTCTTTCCGatcactcttcttcatcacctctcTTTCTCTAAGACAGTCATTAGCCAGCACTCTGTTAAGGCATGAAATAACtcaccttcatctccctAGTCACCCTCGTCCTCGCAGCTTCATGCCGCGCCAATTCCGGATTCATCTTGCTCATCTtactcttctccacctctaTCCTCAAGTCGTACATAacctcgtcatcatcattcgTCAAGAACGTGATCGCCACACCTGTCTTACCGGCACGACCCGTACGACCAATACGATGTACATACTTTTCAATAGTGTCGCTCATCTGCCAGTTGATGACTAGTGAGACGTCAGGGACATCAATACCTCGACCAGCAAGATCGGTAGCGACTAGAACAGAGATTTCGCCATCACGCAAAGCTTGAAGCGCAGCTTCTCGTTGTTCTTGAGACTTGCCGGAATGGAGGGTGACACCTGACATCCCTGCTTGCTGAACGTACTTGACCACCATATCTgccgtcttcttctgattGACAAAGACAATCATAGGAGGGGGCAAGCCGATAGTACGGAGGATTTCAATGAGCCTagctttctttttctcgTCACCGTGCACAAACTCGACCCTCTGTTCAACAGTATCAACAGCTTCACCGGCATTACCGATAACGACAGTCGCAGGCTTGATCAAATACTTTCGCGCAAGACGCTCAACAGCTGGAGGCATTGTGGCAGAGAAAAGGGTGGTAACTCGCCATCCTTGCCAATCGCCTTCAGTTGTCGCTTGGAGTGCAACCGCATCGTCGGGCTTGACAAACGTAGCGGGCATCGAGTCAAGAATGAAGTTGAGGTCGACCTCGAAACCAAGGTCAACCATGCGGTCAGCTTCGTCCATAACGACGTATCTACATTGGCTCATAACAAGTATGCTCTTGTCGACCATATCCTTCAGTCGGCCTGGGGTAGCAATGATGATTTCGGCGCCATCACGCAGAGCAAATTGTTGTTCTTCGACGGATCGACCACCGACGATTGAAACACACTTGTATCCCAGAGGAATGGCAAATTTTCGAGTTTCAGCCTCTATTTGTTGAGCAAGTTCTCGCGTAGGTGCCAGGATAAGGGCATAAGGGCCAAGATGGCGATTATCGTCGTTAagagggggaagatgaCCGATGTAATCGAGCATAGGGATCACGAAAGCGGCGGTCTTACCGGAACCTGTTAAAGCGATTGTTAATATCATGCGGAATACACACAAGTGGACGACGAACCAGTTTTGGCGATACCGATCAGGTCGCGATTTTGCATTCCGATAGGGATTGCTTGCCTTTGAATAGGACTGGGCTCCTTGTAACCGATCTCTTCGATGATATCCAAAATTTGACTTGGAATGGCCGATTCTCTCCAGTTCCTTAGAGGATAAGGGATTCCACCACCTCTTGCAACGATACTAAAGTCTTCACGGAAGATACGCCAGTCTCGTTCCTTCATCTCGTCCAGGGGCTTGTCAGACCAGTGGCGATCATCatccttgcccttgacGGCACGTCGACGTTCAAGTGGGTCTGCGTGGCTATACAAAATTAGAACGACCCCTCAAAATTCTTGAATGAACTCACTTATCAGTCCGAGCGTCATTCTTCTTGGCTCCGTCCATCCCTGCTAAACGTCCACCAAACATTGTGCCTCCCGGGACCAACTCTCGCACTTCCCTGGTCCATGAACTCTGATCTGCAGCACTCGTATCATCCTGCTCATTCCAATCAAAAATAATTTTCTTGTCTTGAGCCTTTCTCAGACGCGGCTTCTTCCCATCTGTCCTTTTTCCGAGATAACGAGCACGAAGAGCTTCAAGTTCTGCCTGAGAAGGGGGAACTGCGTCTCCCGACGCCACAGAGGAAGCAGGCGCAGGCGAAGCGGAACCAGTAGCAGGTGTAGAGGGCAATTGATTGGGTGAATCTAGCACAGAGCCGCCGTAAGGAAGGCCGCCACCGTTTCCGTTTTGCATACTCCTTGGTCCCGCAGGAAGGGCTGCACCGCGAGGCCCAGAAGGGATAACAGGTCCAGGTCCATTTCGGCGGTCTCCAAAATTTCTCCTATTATCACGACCATAACCATCCCTTGCATATCCATCTCGATCATTCCTCCCACTGGGCCCGGCGTTGTAGCCATATTTCTGTTGTTCATGGCGTCGcctctcctcttcggcAGCACGATCAAATTCTTCTCGCTGGCGACGCTCAGCTTCTTCCCGTTCTTGATGCTCGCGGATCTCAGATTGACGCTTTTCCAGAGCAATCTTTTGTCGCTCTGCTTTGCTTAGAAACTTGGGCTACAGAGTTGATTGGACATTAGCAGCGGTTGTCAAAAGGGTGCAAGAGACCGAACATACCTTGGCAGCAGCTTCTTTTTCGGCCTTTTGCTTTGCCAAAATATCTTCAACTGAAAGCGGCCCTGTCATTTTAACTCGATAGTATGTCTTGCGCTGAGAGTTTCCGGAAAGGAATACGACAAGAACAAATGAAAATAAATTACACCTTTTGTTCTGTAATCGCGCCTTCATTCATACGGAAGCGCAGTGGCAAGTGTGTTTTGGATGCTTACGTAACTATCAAAAGATGTCCGCCGGATCGGACCGAATGACGTTGGAGGAGGGTCCCAATATACTGCTTTACTCTTTTCCTCAagtctcttttttttcagAAAGTATACGCATTTTTATCTGTGAAGCAACAAAATGAGCAAAGCTATCATCTCTCCCTCCGTTCTTGCCGTGAGTACCGATTTATGAACTCCAAAAAATATGAATTCCGTGCGCGAAACGTAGAGCTGACAGAATGATTAGAGCGATTTGTCTGACCTCAGCAACGAGTGTCGACGAATGATGGCCAATGGATGTGACTGGCTCCACATGGGTTAGTGCCTATTTACCCATAACCCCGCATTCCAGCATACGCTTATAGTGTACCTCTGTAGACGTCATGGATGGCCACTTTGTCCCCAACATCACCATGGGCGCGCCCATTCTTGAACACGTCTACAAGAATGTCCCCAACATCTTTATGGACTGCCACATGATGGTTTCCAACCCTGCTCAATGGGTTCCTGAAGTTGCCAAGGCAGGTGGAAAACTCTATACTTTCCACTATGAAGCTACCGGTACGTCTTTATTCCCTTATATGAACAGCTCCTCCCGTACGCTATAGGCATACGTACTTATATGTCAAAACAGAGGAGCCCGAAAAAGTCATCGAGCTTGTCCACTCACATAAGATGCTTGCTGGCCTTGCTATTTCCCCTGAAACCCCAGCTAGTGCTGTCACCGACTCCCTCGGCAAGGCTGCTGATCTCTTGCTTGTTATGACTGTCCGCCCCGGCCGAGGTGGTCAAAAGTTTATGCCTGAATGTCTTGAAAAAGTAAAGGAATTGAGGGAGAGATTCCCTGGGAAGAACATCCAGGTCGATGGTGGTGTTGGATCTGGCAATGCCTGTCAATGCGCCCAAGCCGGTAAGTCGTCTTTGTTCTTTTTATTTTATGCTGTTGCAAGCCGAAAAGAACTCGGATGTGTGGAAACggagagatgaaaaggCACGCCCAGACTGACCTTTTTCACGTGCAGGCTCCAACGTCCTTGTCGCCGGTACTGCCATCTTTGGCGCCAAAGACCCCAAGCAGACTATCCAGGAAATGCGCGCCGCTGTGGATGATGTTATTGCTCAGCAAAAGTAAAAAGGGTACATCGGAGACATAAGAGTGAAGAATAAATAGGGTTGGTGGTAAGATAATTTGGGTATTTAGCAAGGGGGGGGTGTTAGTTTTGTTGGGACGAGCACGTGCATGAATGACGACGTATATGAGCGGCATGCAGAGTTTGGTGGCTGGGCTGATTGTCTAACATTTTGCATTCAATCTGCTTTCCCTCATGAAACATCCCATTTCGTCAAGTGGTAAAATTGTAGTAATCATCGAAAACAAAGAAACGCAAGACGAAGAGATAAACCGAGAGTTTTCCATTAGACTTTTCCTTTAGATACGATGATGAAcgagaaaagaggagaCAAAGAAAATCTGATGAACAGTACATATGGTTGTATCGAGaacgaaagaagaaaagaaaaggaacgTGATGAGCATCCGAGAATAAGAGCTTATCATGATAAAGAGTATGATGAGAACCAATAGACAATCATCCCGTGCTTATAACCCAGATTAGGGGTACTCTATTATCAATGATCAAAGGCGTCACTCACTGAAATCGCTATTCTATGACAGAGTTCAACTTTTTAAGGCGGCGGATCCGGAATAGGCTCGGTCAAATACCTAATAAATCACAATCTCAGCAAATTTCATTCAGATCGCGCAAATCCTTTTCCCACACTCACGGATGTCGTAAAGCGTCCTGCACCTTGATCCGGACATCCGGATCATGCTCTAGCAGTCTTGTACAAAGATCAAGGAATAATTGTTGATGCCTGTTTGCAGGATCGATCACTTGTCTAAATAGTAGACGATGAAAGTGAGTGAACGAACGAGATGATACCGAAAGCAACAGCTGCCACTTACTTGAGGCTTTGCATACTCTTGACGTATTTCCTGCTTGCTTTGGATACCGTCGAGTTGGGGAAATCAATTTTGTTACCTTTAAAATATTCTGGCTTCTTACTCCTGCTTCTTTCGTCAGTCaatctttttctttttgggaTCATTCTTGATTTTAACTCACTTTCCCTTCTCGATCATCCTCTGACTAAACTTGCCCATGACAACCTCCATCATTGCCAAATGCTCCAAATTATCATGTGTCTGGAAAAGCGCGTTTCCAGTGTAGAATTCTACAAGGATACAGCCTATACTGAACATGTCGCAAGGATAGGACCACGGGAGACCGAGGATGATTTCGGGGGCACGATAGTGTCTGGTGGAGACGACAGAGGAATGGTATTCAGACTCAAAGGTGGCGGAACCGAAATCGATCAGACGGATTTCAGTGTTCTGCGGGGGGCGATTAGCGATCCGTACATTGATCGGGATGGGGAACGTACCTTGAGGATGGACTTTGAACGGGCATTTCGAACTCGAGGGCCTGCTAATCTCGCCTCGTTTGAACATAAAAGAATGTTTTCAGGCTTGAGATCGGTGTGTACGAGCTTGAGGGAGTGCAAGtctgttttttttttttttttttttgattGTTGGGTTTCAGCTGGGTTGCTCGTAGATGAGTGGGTACGTACAGGACACGCTTTTTAATAAACTTTTTGCAAAGTCTTGAATGTGCTTATCCGGGAAGGGCTGGAAACTGTTTTGCTTTAAGAAATCGAATACGCTCATTCCGTACAGCTCGGAGACGAGACATGGGTGGTTCCGAAAATCGAAATATTCGTCGAGATGTATACATTTGCTACGACTCGTTTTAGCACTTGAACGAATGATGTTAAACCTACTTGTCATTCCGTGGGTCATGCTTTCTAAGCGTCTCAAGCACTCGAATCTCAATTTTGCTCGCCTCGCGATACTTTTGCACGGCCCGGATGACCTTGATCGCGACTTTACGCCGTGTCTCAATATGTCTTGCTTCAACCACCTTGCCAAACGTTCCCTGACCAAGTAATCTGACAATTTTGTCTATGATAAAAGCGATTAGCGAGACTCTAAGCGAGTGCGAGATGCTCACATCTACCGCCGATAACGTCGTCGGGCTTGACAATATAATGACCTTCCGAGTCATCCCACGGGGGTGGACCCTGCCGTTGAGCTGGCTGTGCGGGAGCTTTCTGGTACTGCGTGGTGGCGTTGGCTGGCACGGCCTGTGTCGATTGCCAGGTCGCCGTCGTCTGTACAGACGCCGATGTTGCCGTCTACAAGCTGTCAGCGTTACACTTGCAAGACGCAGACTCACACTCGCAACCTTGGCCTTTGCCGTCTTTCCCTGGTCGTCATCcaaccttctcttcttcgtgGTTCCTCCCGCTGCTGTACCGGCCGTGCTGGCGACACTGCCGTGCCCGTTCGATATGCTGACGGTATCCGAGTAGCCAGCGTTCGTGCTGGCATACGCCTGATGtagctgctgctgctgggCTGCCTGCTCCGCTGCGACCTGCGCCCGCGTCCGCTTCCTCACTGGCTGCACCATCGGGCTGGCCGAGTCgtcgatgacgatgatCTCCTTGCGCTGGCCGTTGGGCTCATACGTGTGCTCTGTCGTCCATCCCTTGCCGTTGGCGCCTCTCCTTGCTGTCGCTGACGCTGTCACTGTCGCTGAGCTTGCGGTGCAAGTTTCCGCCTTTTTGCGTGGCGGCATGGTATGAGGCAGTGGTGGAGAGTGCGAGTACCTGAACGTCAAGGGCGGCGGGATGCGGAACGGGGACGGGGCGCGATAGGCGTACGCAGCGAAAGTAGGCGGGGGAAGGTAGGGCGAGCTGTGGTGGTTAGGCGGGAGAGCAGTGTACGACTCGCGGTAGGCGAGGGGCGCGGAGAGGGCGTCGATGGTGGGGAGATGGTGGGGCAGTGGCCAGGGATGCTGCTGGGAAGGACGGGTGGCGAGGGtttggtggagaaggggaCCGTGCGCGTGCGGCGGGGCGGAGTGCAGCGGCGGACTCGCTGGTGGCACGATAGAGGGGATGGATGTCCGGGGAGGCGGGGGGAATGGCCGGGGGGGGTGGCTGCTGGTGCTCATTGACCGCGTGTCGTCGTCGTCAGCGCCCTCTCCCACTTGCTTCTCGTAGTAGTACTCGTCGCGGGGCTTGCTATAAAGCCGACTCCCACTCGGTTGGCGAACTCCCTGGGGGGCTTATTTCCGCACTTGCGAATTTTCTTGTATCCTGCTGCAGACGTCTCAAGTAGTATAAGACGGCGATGCGAGGTCGGCTAAAAGAGATGAATGGATGATAAA from Cryptococcus decagattii chromosome 3, complete sequence harbors:
- a CDS encoding pre-mRNA-splicing ATP-dependent RNA helicase PRP28 — translated: MTGPLSVEDILAKQKAEKEAAAKPKFLSKAERQKIALEKRQSEIREHQEREEAERRQREEFDRAAEEERRRHEQQKYGYNAGPSGRNDRDGYARDGYGRDNRRNFGDRRNGPGPVIPSGPRGAALPAGPRSMQNGNGGGLPYGGSVLDSPNQLPSTPATGSASPAPASSVASGDAVPPSQAELEALRARYLGKRTDGKKPRLRKAQDKKIIFDWNEQDDTSAADQSSWTREVRELVPGGTMFGGRLAGMDGAKKNDARTDNHADPLERRRAVKGKDDDRHWSDKPLDEMKERDWRIFREDFSIVARGGGIPYPLRNWRESAIPSQILDIIEEIGYKEPSPIQRQAIPIGMQNRDLIGIAKTGSGKTAAFVIPMLDYIGHLPPLNDDNRHLGPYALILAPTRELAQQIEAETRKFAIPLGYKCVSIVGGRSVEEQQFALRDGAEIIIATPGRLKDMVDKSILVMSQCRYVVMDEADRMVDLGFEVDLNFILDSMPATFVKPDDAVALQATTEGDWQGWRVTTLFSATMPPAVERLARKYLIKPATVVIGNAGEAVDTVEQRVEFVHGDEKKKARLIEILRTIGLPPPMIVFVNQKKTADMVVKYVQQAGMSGVTLHSGKSQEQREAALQALRDGEISVLVATDLAGRGIDVPDVSLVINWQMSDTIEKYVHRIGRTGRAGKTGVAITFLTNDDDEVMYDLRIEVEKSKMSKMNPELARHEAARTRVTREMKRKRGDEEE
- a CDS encoding ribulose-phosphate 3-epimerase, whose product is MSKAIISPSVLASDLSDLSNECRRMMANGCDWLHMDVMDGHFVPNITMGAPILEHVYKNVPNIFMDCHMMVSNPAQWVPEVAKAGGKLYTFHYEATEEPEKVIELVHSHKMLAGLAISPETPASAVTDSLGKAADLLLVMTVRPGRGGQKFMPECLEKVKELRERFPGKNIQVDGGVGSGNACQCAQAGSNVLVAGTAIFGAKDPKQTIQEMRAAVDDVIAQQK